One window from the genome of Spiractinospora alimapuensis encodes:
- a CDS encoding glycosyltransferase family 4 protein — protein MILTVARLAPQKGLDTLLDASRRWARRTSVPRVAVAGEGPLRAELQERVDAERLPVRLVGHRDDIADLMAAADVFVLPSLWEGPSLVMMEAMRAALPAVATRVGGIPERYANASLLVPPRDAGALATRGGPGPGRRSDFANRLRAAAAMKAVTLPTESDAVAQLEALYAELATDRGFPPRQSTV, from the coding sequence TTGATCCTCACCGTCGCCCGGCTCGCCCCCCAGAAGGGGCTCGACACCCTGCTGGACGCCAGCCGCCGGTGGGCGCGCCGGACGTCCGTCCCCCGCGTCGCCGTCGCGGGCGAGGGGCCACTGCGCGCGGAACTCCAGGAGCGCGTCGACGCCGAACGACTCCCGGTGCGTCTGGTGGGACACCGGGACGACATCGCCGACCTGATGGCCGCGGCCGACGTGTTCGTGTTGCCGAGCCTGTGGGAGGGACCGTCACTGGTGATGATGGAGGCGATGCGGGCGGCCCTGCCCGCGGTCGCCACCCGGGTCGGGGGAATCCCCGAGCGCTACGCGAACGCGAGCCTGCTCGTCCCTCCTCGCGACGCCGGGGCTCTGGCCACCCGCGGTGGACCGGGTCCTGGACGACGCTCCGACTTCGCCAACCGACTCCGGGCGGCCGCCGCTATGAAAGCGGTCACACTTCCGACGGAGTCCGACGCCGTGGCCCAGCTCGAGGCGTTGTATGCCGAACTGGCGACAGATCGTGGTTTCCCGCCGCGCCAAAGCACGGTATGA